A window of Natrinema versiforme contains these coding sequences:
- a CDS encoding GNAT family N-acetyltransferase encodes MTRDVRRATVDDVWAVHEVARQSWHAAYDDVLGPETVDAVVDEWYAIGDLESSITEASGRDDAAFLVAEDSPATDPAFETDYDGFAHAVPWPEDSSVAFLARLYVRPDGWNEGTGTALLEGLETELSAGFDRLRLAVLAANEVGISFYESRGFDRIGTRPSDLAAGLEEHVYEKRLFE; translated from the coding sequence GTGACTCGAGACGTTCGACGGGCGACGGTCGACGACGTCTGGGCCGTCCACGAGGTCGCCCGCCAGAGTTGGCACGCCGCCTACGACGACGTGCTCGGCCCCGAAACGGTCGACGCGGTCGTCGACGAGTGGTACGCGATCGGCGACCTCGAGTCGTCGATCACGGAGGCGAGCGGCCGCGACGACGCCGCCTTCCTCGTCGCCGAGGACTCGCCCGCGACCGACCCCGCGTTCGAAACCGACTACGACGGCTTCGCACACGCCGTCCCATGGCCGGAAGACTCCTCGGTCGCGTTTCTCGCGCGCCTGTACGTCCGACCCGACGGCTGGAACGAAGGGACCGGGACCGCGTTGCTCGAGGGCCTCGAGACCGAACTCTCGGCCGGATTCGATCGGCTTCGTCTGGCCGTCCTCGCCGCCAACGAGGTCGGCATCTCGTTCTACGAATCGCGCGGGTTCGACCGCATCGGGACGCGGCCGTCCGATCTGGCGGCGGGTCTCGAGGAGCACGTCTACGAGAAGCGGCTTTTCGAATAG
- a CDS encoding ribonuclease R family protein — protein sequence MSDDAQADAGTVEGQGPVEVSEDLARHLENKREELFEKFELRDEFPPAVLEEAEARTEGVTAEIQDEIDERQDLRELTTWTTDPIDAQDFDDALSIEERDDEYVLWVHIADVTHYVNPETAMWDEAVERGNTVYLPGYTVHMLPPVLAETVCSLVPNEDRLAHTVEMHLDKENLTYENIEIYKSVIESDERLTYAEAESRLEEPDAPLHEENALVYDLAEQMHEQRKEDGSLVLNPSRDRAHTIIEECMLKANKAVTHELMWNRGVSAMYRVHPQPSPDEWSEALREIQDLDGVSIPGSTWDDPRKAVNATLEDAPERQLDKIQWAVMKVMPRARYMNDPFGGHHALNFEIYGHFTSPIRRLSDLINHWIVYQNDVPENLVELCDRASDKQKDAEQCEREYKTFLQEVGLDPMAVNNRGIEVVDDDEADKTL from the coding sequence ATGAGTGACGACGCACAGGCCGACGCCGGGACCGTGGAAGGCCAAGGTCCCGTCGAGGTCTCGGAGGATCTCGCGCGCCATCTCGAGAACAAGCGCGAGGAGTTGTTCGAGAAGTTCGAACTCCGCGACGAGTTCCCGCCGGCGGTCTTGGAGGAGGCCGAAGCCCGAACGGAGGGCGTCACGGCCGAGATACAGGACGAGATCGACGAGCGGCAGGATCTCCGCGAACTGACGACGTGGACGACGGACCCGATCGACGCCCAAGACTTCGACGACGCGCTCTCGATCGAGGAACGGGACGACGAGTACGTCCTCTGGGTCCACATCGCCGACGTGACCCACTACGTCAACCCCGAGACAGCGATGTGGGACGAGGCCGTCGAGCGCGGCAACACGGTCTATCTCCCCGGCTACACGGTCCACATGCTGCCGCCCGTGCTCGCCGAGACGGTCTGCTCGCTGGTCCCCAACGAGGACCGGCTGGCCCACACCGTCGAGATGCACCTCGACAAGGAGAACCTGACCTACGAGAACATCGAGATCTACAAGTCCGTCATCGAGTCCGACGAGCGGCTCACTTACGCCGAGGCTGAAAGCCGACTCGAGGAGCCCGACGCGCCCCTCCACGAGGAGAACGCGCTGGTCTACGACCTCGCAGAGCAGATGCACGAACAGCGCAAGGAGGACGGGTCGCTCGTCCTGAACCCGAGCCGCGACCGCGCTCACACCATCATCGAGGAGTGCATGCTGAAGGCCAACAAGGCCGTCACGCACGAACTCATGTGGAACCGCGGCGTCTCGGCCATGTACCGGGTCCACCCCCAGCCCAGCCCCGACGAGTGGTCCGAAGCGCTGCGAGAGATTCAGGACTTAGACGGCGTCTCGATCCCCGGCAGCACGTGGGACGACCCCCGAAAGGCGGTCAACGCGACCCTCGAGGACGCACCGGAGCGCCAACTGGACAAGATCCAGTGGGCGGTGATGAAGGTCATGCCCCGGGCGCGGTACATGAACGATCCGTTCGGCGGCCACCACGCGCTGAACTTCGAGATCTACGGTCACTTCACGAGCCCCATTCGGCGGCTCTCGGACCTGATCAACCACTGGATCGTCTACCAGAACGACGTGCCGGAGAACCTCGTCGAACTCTGCGATCGCGCCAGCGACAAGCAGAAAGACGCCGAGCAGTGCGAGCGCGAGTACAAGACCTTCCTGCAGGAGGTCGGCCTCGATCCGATGGCGGTCAACAACCGCGGGATCGAAGTCGTGGACGACGACGAGGCTGACAAAACGCTATAG
- a CDS encoding ABC transporter ATP-binding protein translates to MPAISLRDVTKRFGDVRALRGIDMTVESGEVFGFLGPNGAGKSTTIDILLHYTHPSSGSVDVLGHDVTEAPVAVRKRVGILPEGFAPFETMTGRQHLAYAIEATEADADDDPAALLERVGLSDAADRAAADYSTGMTQRLALAMALVGEPDVLILDEPSTGLDPHGVRRMREIVRAERDRGATVFFSSHILAQVEAVADRVGILRKGDLVAVDTIDGLRETADAGAELTVDLADDPGAVAPTIASVDGVSTVEEHDDALVVGCTADAKLRVLDEIRDAGATIRDFSTGEASLEELFVSYTEEAA, encoded by the coding sequence ATGCCAGCAATATCCCTCCGGGATGTCACCAAGCGCTTCGGTGACGTTCGCGCCCTCCGCGGTATCGATATGACCGTCGAGTCCGGCGAGGTGTTCGGTTTCCTCGGACCGAACGGTGCCGGCAAGTCGACGACGATCGACATCCTGTTGCACTACACGCACCCCTCGAGCGGCTCGGTTGACGTGCTCGGTCACGACGTTACCGAAGCGCCGGTCGCCGTCCGGAAACGCGTCGGTATCCTCCCCGAGGGCTTCGCCCCGTTCGAGACGATGACCGGTCGCCAGCACCTCGCGTACGCGATCGAGGCCACCGAGGCCGACGCCGACGACGATCCGGCGGCCCTGCTCGAGCGCGTTGGCCTGTCCGACGCCGCCGATCGGGCCGCCGCGGACTACTCAACGGGGATGACACAGCGCCTCGCGCTGGCGATGGCGCTGGTCGGCGAGCCCGACGTGTTGATTCTCGACGAACCCTCGACCGGGCTCGACCCCCACGGCGTCCGCCGCATGCGCGAGATCGTCCGGGCGGAACGCGACCGCGGTGCCACCGTCTTCTTCTCGAGCCACATCCTGGCGCAGGTCGAGGCGGTCGCCGACCGCGTCGGAATTCTCCGGAAGGGCGACCTCGTCGCCGTCGACACGATCGACGGACTGCGCGAGACGGCCGACGCCGGTGCGGAGCTGACCGTCGATCTGGCCGACGACCCGGGTGCGGTCGCGCCCACCATCGCCTCCGTCGACGGGGTCTCGACGGTCGAGGAACACGACGACGCCCTCGTCGTCGGCTGTACCGCCGACGCGAAACTCCGGGTGCTCGACGAGATCCGGGACGCCGGCGCGACGATCCGCGATTTCTCGACCGGTGAGGCGTCGCTCGAGGAGTTGTTCGTCTCCTACACGGAGGAGGCGGCATGA
- a CDS encoding ABC transporter permease subunit, with protein MNWQLIARKEIGDAIRNRQLYALAATFALVFAVMAELHVRQVDRGYAVPIDLVDQFALAGMLLVPVTGLLLASGAIVRRRSNGQLTLLLGLPHDRRDIVLGTYVGRYAIFLASLLAGVLAGVAVVFVTGHAVPTTAVLGYLLASAGLGLAYLAVAIAISATVRTQTWATFAVFGALLLLLFVWRFVPEGLAYVAAGFEEPVTRPWWMSYVGALSPSLAYEQLLEPVLGSDADRSLAWFSAAVLLGWSALAPAVGYWRFATDDL; from the coding sequence ATGAACTGGCAGCTGATCGCTCGAAAGGAGATCGGCGACGCGATCCGGAACCGGCAGTTGTACGCGCTCGCCGCGACGTTCGCGCTGGTCTTCGCCGTCATGGCCGAACTCCACGTCAGGCAGGTCGATCGGGGATACGCGGTCCCCATCGACCTCGTCGACCAGTTCGCGCTTGCCGGCATGCTCCTCGTGCCGGTGACCGGACTGCTGCTCGCCTCCGGCGCGATCGTCAGGCGGCGCTCGAACGGCCAACTGACGCTCTTGCTCGGCCTGCCACACGACCGACGGGATATCGTCCTCGGAACGTACGTCGGCCGATACGCGATCTTCCTCGCGTCCCTGCTCGCGGGCGTCCTCGCCGGCGTCGCCGTCGTCTTCGTCACCGGACACGCGGTCCCGACGACCGCCGTCCTCGGCTATCTCCTCGCCAGCGCCGGCTTGGGGCTCGCGTACCTCGCCGTTGCGATCGCGATCTCGGCGACGGTCCGCACCCAGACGTGGGCGACGTTCGCCGTCTTCGGCGCGTTGCTGCTCCTCCTGTTCGTCTGGCGGTTCGTACCCGAGGGGCTCGCCTACGTCGCGGCCGGCTTCGAAGAGCCGGTGACGCGACCATGGTGGATGTCGTACGTCGGTGCGCTCTCTCCGAGTCTCGCCTACGAACAGTTGCTGGAACCCGTGCTCGGATCGGACGCCGATCGCTCTCTGGCCTGGTTCAGTGCTGCCGTCCTGCTGGGCTGGAGCGCGCTCGCCCCTGCCGTCGGTTACTGGCGGTTCGCGACCGACGACCTCTAG
- a CDS encoding RNA-binding protein, which yields MQVKSRHHLRSDAVSDLEETLEEQLGVSPEGDAYERVEFEDTDWEVVLIDGEPQVAAFGDDLFLTVRGANAYEPEKRLVTVDAGAVSFVSDGADVMRPGITDATEDISPDDLVVIAEESHGKVLAVGRARVDGAEMAGDEGKVVDSLHHVGDDLYEFTG from the coding sequence ATGCAGGTCAAGTCTCGACATCACCTCCGCAGCGACGCGGTATCCGATCTCGAGGAGACACTCGAGGAGCAACTGGGCGTCTCGCCCGAGGGAGACGCCTACGAGCGCGTCGAGTTCGAGGACACCGATTGGGAGGTCGTCCTCATCGACGGCGAACCGCAGGTCGCAGCGTTCGGCGACGACCTCTTTCTGACGGTCCGCGGGGCGAACGCCTACGAACCCGAAAAACGGCTCGTCACCGTCGACGCGGGTGCGGTCTCGTTCGTCAGCGACGGTGCCGACGTGATGCGCCCGGGGATTACCGACGCGACCGAGGATATCTCGCCGGACGATCTGGTCGTCATCGCCGAGGAATCCCACGGAAAAGTGCTCGCGGTCGGCCGCGCCCGTGTCGACGGCGCGGAGATGGCCGGCGACGAGGGGAAGGTCGTCGACTCGCTCCACCACGTCGGCGACGACCTCTACGAGTTTACCGGGTAA
- a CDS encoding cyclic nucleotide-binding/CBS domain-containing protein yields MIETTVESIDLRSPPRITSETPVTEAAHALRRPTVSALPVLEDESVVGIVTESDLVALVAETDERPATRAIMSAPVTTISPTATIAEAAETMRTDGVKHLPVVDDGVYRGLLSARTLAPYLSRHRLEIEWRDEPLRLEASEGRELTAGD; encoded by the coding sequence ATGATCGAGACGACAGTCGAATCAATCGACCTTCGCTCGCCACCGAGGATCACCTCCGAAACGCCTGTTACCGAGGCGGCCCACGCTCTCCGTCGGCCGACAGTGTCCGCGCTCCCCGTCCTCGAGGACGAGTCAGTCGTCGGCATCGTCACCGAATCGGATCTCGTCGCGTTAGTCGCGGAAACGGACGAACGCCCGGCGACTCGAGCGATCATGTCGGCACCGGTGACGACGATTTCGCCGACCGCGACGATCGCCGAGGCCGCCGAAACGATGCGAACGGACGGGGTCAAACACCTCCCCGTCGTCGACGACGGCGTCTACCGCGGCCTGCTTTCGGCCCGCACGCTGGCCCCATACCTGTCGCGTCACCGCCTCGAGATCGAGTGGCGGGACGAGCCGCTGCGTCTGGAGGCGTCCGAGGGTCGGGAACTCACCGCGGGCGACTGA
- the sepF gene encoding cell division protein SepF, which yields MGLMSKILGGNQSRTVEDYAELNLEDVSDGSAEATMQVHIAEVSGQADAIDIKDAVYDGDIVIADITRLRTEDSTVEHIVDELRQVAQEVNGDIVRKGEDQMIITPTGIHISREKLGQKL from the coding sequence ATGGGACTCATGAGCAAAATTCTCGGCGGCAACCAGTCCAGAACCGTCGAGGACTACGCCGAACTGAACCTCGAGGACGTCTCGGACGGCTCTGCAGAGGCGACGATGCAGGTACACATCGCGGAAGTCAGCGGGCAGGCCGACGCGATCGACATCAAAGACGCCGTCTACGACGGCGACATCGTCATCGCGGATATCACGCGCCTGCGGACCGAAGACAGCACCGTCGAACACATCGTCGACGAACTGCGACAGGTCGCCCAGGAAGTCAACGGCGACATCGTCCGGAAAGGCGAGGATCAGATGATCATCACGCCGACCGGCATCCACATCAGTCGCGAAAAGCTGGGCCAGAAGCTGTAG
- a CDS encoding cold-shock protein, giving the protein MAKGNVDFFNDTGGYGFISTDDGDLDDDEDVFFHMEDVGGPDLEEGTEIEFDIEQAPKGPRATNVVRT; this is encoded by the coding sequence ATGGCGAAAGGTAACGTTGATTTCTTCAACGACACAGGCGGCTACGGTTTCATTTCGACGGACGACGGCGACCTCGACGACGACGAAGACGTTTTCTTCCACATGGAGGATGTCGGCGGTCCTGACCTCGAAGAAGGCACGGAGATCGAATTCGATATCGAACAGGCCCCCAAGGGCCCGCGCGCGACGAACGTCGTTCGCACGTAA
- a CDS encoding helix-turn-helix domain-containing protein: MTGFRATVVVHEPADCPVADVSASADEPVDSVSRSSQTTADGTVVEEFGVAADAAVEGDHDVELTPVQSNDREAIYRFERDSGADCACEIIEGTGTPVSSVRAQNGSLLLSFRTLELAEIAEIVDELRAYFDGVIVEELTQDHEDISADPVVVDREALTTRQREILETAHEMGYFDYPKGANATDVAEELGVARSTFTEHLGAAQTKLMDAILEEET, encoded by the coding sequence ATGACGGGCTTTCGTGCAACGGTCGTCGTCCACGAACCGGCGGACTGTCCGGTGGCCGACGTCTCCGCCTCCGCCGACGAACCGGTCGACTCCGTCTCGCGGTCGTCCCAGACGACGGCCGACGGGACGGTCGTCGAGGAATTCGGCGTCGCCGCCGACGCCGCGGTCGAGGGGGACCACGACGTCGAACTGACGCCGGTCCAGTCGAACGACCGCGAGGCGATCTATCGGTTCGAGCGCGACAGCGGCGCCGACTGCGCCTGCGAGATCATCGAGGGGACGGGAACGCCGGTCTCGTCGGTCCGCGCCCAGAACGGCTCGTTGCTCCTCTCCTTTCGCACCCTCGAGTTGGCGGAGATCGCCGAAATCGTCGACGAACTGCGGGCGTACTTCGACGGCGTCATCGTGGAGGAACTCACGCAGGATCACGAGGATATCTCGGCCGATCCGGTCGTCGTCGACCGGGAGGCGCTCACGACCAGACAGCGAGAGATCCTCGAAACGGCCCACGAGATGGGCTACTTCGACTACCCCAAGGGCGCGAACGCGACCGATGTCGCCGAGGAACTGGGCGTCGCCCGATCGACGTTCACCGAACATCTGGGGGCAGCTCAGACGAAGCTGATGGACGCGATCCTCGAGGAAGAAACGTAG
- a CDS encoding universal stress protein yields the protein MYHVLIPVDTDEQRVTAQIETLRSLPADPDDLTVTVLHVLEEIDTMPDEGGATFIEELNESLSEIRDVPDTVSLVEERLEADGIEVDRAELVGDAADGITQVASDVDADAILLGGRKRSPVGKALFGSVSQQVIIDADRPVIIAD from the coding sequence ATGTATCACGTCCTCATTCCGGTCGACACCGACGAGCAGCGCGTGACCGCGCAGATCGAGACCCTGCGCTCGCTGCCGGCCGATCCCGACGACCTGACTGTGACGGTACTGCACGTCCTCGAGGAGATCGACACCATGCCCGACGAGGGCGGGGCGACGTTCATCGAGGAACTCAACGAGTCGCTGTCGGAGATCCGGGACGTGCCCGACACCGTGTCGCTGGTCGAAGAGCGGCTCGAAGCCGACGGCATCGAGGTCGACCGCGCGGAGTTGGTCGGCGACGCCGCCGACGGAATCACGCAGGTCGCGTCGGATGTCGACGCCGATGCGATCCTGCTTGGCGGCCGGAAACGGTCCCCTGTCGGCAAAGCGCTCTTCGGCAGCGTCAGCCAGCAGGTCATCATCGACGCCGACCGGCCGGTCATCATCGCCGACTGA
- a CDS encoding VOC family protein translates to MDVIHTALWVSDIDRTRGFYIDGLGLTENWSFTGDDGVENVYIGGENGEFQFKYDPDGETEIDAGSMAHVAVGVDSTDETFERLVEREDPPVETEPTTMDEIDVRVAFVEDPNGYVVELVEELE, encoded by the coding sequence ATGGATGTCATTCACACTGCGCTGTGGGTATCGGACATCGACCGGACACGCGGGTTCTACATCGACGGGCTCGGACTCACGGAGAACTGGTCGTTCACCGGCGACGACGGCGTCGAAAACGTCTACATCGGCGGCGAGAACGGCGAGTTCCAGTTCAAGTACGACCCCGACGGCGAGACCGAAATCGACGCGGGATCGATGGCCCACGTCGCGGTCGGCGTCGACAGCACCGACGAGACCTTCGAGCGACTGGTCGAGCGCGAGGACCCGCCGGTCGAGACGGAGCCGACAACGATGGACGAAATCGACGTTCGCGTCGCGTTCGTCGAGGACCCGAACGGCTACGTCGTCGAACTCGTCGAAGAACTCGAGTGA
- a CDS encoding MFS transporter → MDRSYWKTVSLVTIWQISASICYYAIFAATPFFRDAFGLSRFSVGLVVTTLTLGYAVFLLPLGALTDRFGERLTLTLGLIGLATGTLLVAGAPTYALLLAAVFVLGSAYGTAIPGTNKAVFDNIEPGRQNLAMGIKQVGVTGGSGISALLITGLAGAFVWQTGFLVAASVGVIVAVAFYLSYSSDSDGGVADYPDFGALLSNRPYVVLTTAGLFLGAALFTTTGYTVLYVEESIGASVGFGGVVLALVQLFGSVGRVLTGWLSDVLPGEPRVRIGLLLVVQSLGSAVMFVVVASTSTELGAAVAFGVLGFFVLGYTGVYYSVMATLVSADEMGGATAGGQLALTSGALVAPPAFGYLADTVGYRTSWLFLAAVVTVAAGLLVQVVRTPPAVENPAATDAAEK, encoded by the coding sequence ATGGATCGGTCGTACTGGAAGACGGTGTCCCTCGTCACGATCTGGCAGATTTCCGCGAGCATCTGTTATTACGCGATCTTCGCCGCGACGCCCTTTTTCCGGGACGCCTTCGGGCTCTCGCGGTTCTCGGTCGGCCTCGTGGTCACGACGCTTACCCTCGGCTACGCCGTCTTCCTGTTGCCCCTCGGCGCGCTGACGGACCGCTTCGGCGAGCGACTGACGCTGACGCTCGGTCTCATCGGGCTCGCGACGGGAACGCTCCTCGTCGCGGGCGCTCCGACGTACGCGCTGTTGCTCGCGGCAGTGTTCGTGTTGGGATCGGCCTACGGGACGGCGATCCCCGGGACGAACAAAGCCGTCTTCGACAACATCGAACCGGGTCGCCAGAACCTCGCGATGGGTATCAAACAGGTCGGCGTCACCGGCGGGAGCGGCATCAGCGCGCTCCTGATCACCGGCCTCGCGGGAGCCTTCGTCTGGCAAACCGGCTTTCTCGTCGCCGCAAGCGTCGGCGTGATCGTCGCCGTCGCCTTCTATCTGAGCTACTCGAGCGACAGCGACGGCGGCGTCGCCGACTATCCCGACTTCGGCGCGCTGCTCTCGAACCGGCCGTACGTCGTGTTGACGACCGCCGGGCTCTTCCTCGGCGCGGCCCTGTTCACGACGACCGGGTACACCGTCCTCTACGTCGAGGAGTCGATCGGCGCGTCCGTCGGCTTCGGCGGCGTCGTCCTCGCTCTCGTCCAACTGTTCGGCAGCGTCGGCCGCGTGCTGACCGGCTGGCTGAGCGACGTCCTGCCCGGCGAGCCCCGCGTCAGGATCGGGCTGCTGCTCGTCGTCCAGTCGCTGGGCAGCGCCGTCATGTTCGTCGTCGTCGCGTCGACGAGCACCGAACTCGGTGCCGCGGTCGCGTTCGGCGTGCTCGGCTTCTTCGTGCTCGGCTACACGGGCGTCTACTACTCCGTCATGGCGACGCTCGTCAGCGCCGACGAGATGGGCGGCGCGACTGCCGGCGGCCAACTCGCGCTCACGAGCGGCGCGCTCGTCGCGCCGCCCGCGTTCGGCTATCTCGCCGACACGGTCGGCTACCGCACCTCGTGGCTCTTTCTGGCCGCCGTCGTGACGGTCGCGGCCGGCCTCCTCGTGCAGGTCGTCCGGACGCCGCCGGCCGTCGAGAACCCCGCCGCGACCGACGCCGCCGAAAAGTAG